The Electrophorus electricus isolate fEleEle1 chromosome 8, fEleEle1.pri, whole genome shotgun sequence genome contains the following window.
aCAGATGACCATTTATAGTGATATAAACTAGTAAAGTTGTGTTAAGTAACCAATTTTGATATGAAGTCTTGGGCATGTGATGCAGTGTTAATGTGTCACTTTGCAAGTGAAAAGCAGAGACAGCTCTCACACTGCTCCAAATTTAAATTTAGAATATTCAAAACTGAGCTCTTCCAACTGCCCCAGACAGAGTTACGGGTGGTTGCTTCAGTGTAAGCAACCACAAAAATCTTGAGGTGTGTTCAGCTtgtgttacaaacacacacatacacacacacacacacacacacacacacacacacacacacacacacacacacacacacacacacacacacacacacacacactacacccctGCACATTCTCACCAAAAAAATCTCCCATCACCCTagaaaggagagagcagaagggTAGGAAATAAAACCCAGACTAGGGTTTCATTTCCTAGTGACCTTGTTCTCGCTTTGCAGCATGCAAAGATTTCAAAATAGTCTAGCAAGGCCAGATAttgtctctgctgttccctcttTAGCCTGGAGTCTCTGAACCTGCGGGTGTGCAGTTCGAGACCAAATCATTGGCGTGATGCAGAGCTGCGATGTCAGCCATGTTTCGCAAACACATGGTTTGCCACTCACACCAGGACTCTGCTTGCTATGTTACTCTGTATATGCATGCTCTGCATTTTTTGACTTGTTGGTCAGTTTTGCACGCGAGCGCCAGTGTGAGTTGGCTTCAGATTCCGGTTTCAAAGCATCGCACTGGACAAAATGAGGGAGGTATGTGTTGTGGAAAATGCACACAGTCAACTAACTGGCCTTCAGGTTCATGAATGTGTATATCTCTGGATGTTGACATTGgtctgcttttttgtgtgtgcttgtgcatgcatgagtgcgAGCATGTATGTGAGAGACCAAGCAACACCGTGCGAGTTCAGTCACTGGGAGTAATGATAGTTCTATGGTTCAGTGATCAGTACATTGACAACAGTGAGTTACAGGAAGGACGTTGTCTCTGCCCTCTTTAGTAAGCTCTGCGTGCACACAGGCGTACACACAGTCTTGTTTGATGTCCTTGTAGGGACCTTCCATTGACCCAATGATTCCCGTAGCTAATTAATGCTATTCGTTTGACTCTTTTAGCTTTTCAAATGAAGATACTGAGTGTGTAGGCTGGAAATGGCTGGTTAGAGGTGATTGAGGTCTCCAAACAGGCTGAACCTCTGGGAATACACCCACATTCTCCATACCTCTTCCACTTGTTCAGCAGCTTTTTAGCTAATTTCTCAGTAAGTGAATCACCAGATCTGAAAGCTAGGTCTGTTTAGCCATCTCCTTCCTCTTCACTGGCTTCACAGCCTTGACCTTTGGCTTACAGCATCTGGCTGAGTGAGAAGTCTTGCACTGTGAAACATGCTGTGGCTTTGTCATGTCTTGGTTTAGTGACTTTTTGCCTTCCCTTGTTTGAGATGATTAATCTACACACCCCACGCTCAAAACCCAGCACACCACAGAATATACACACAAGTGCACGTGTATGCTTGTTATTTCATGCATTTGGTCTCAGTAGATTTCTCCCTAATAAAATTGCATTTGGAAAAACAGGTCTTTCTCCTCCGGTCTGTTTGCAATATAAGGAATTTGCTCATAAAAGTGTTTCTGCTCATAAATCTTGAAAAGTTTACTTCTAGACCATACCACAGTCTCCTCCTTCTGATTGTTTGGCTTTAGATTAAGGAGGTTAATTACTTGTAGTTCACATACAGCCTTCACATTTCTGCCCGTTGTTTTAATGGTGGAGGGCGTTGGATTGTGGGAGTACAATAACCTTGGAATTTATCACATGACCTCTCTGGTAACTCTGCATCTACCCCCTAGTcattatacactcacacactggcgctctctctctctccctctctctctctctctcgctctctctctctctctctctctctctctctctcgctctctccctctctctctctctctctctctctctctccctctctctctctctctctctccctctctctctctctctccctctctctctctctctctctctctctccctccctctctctctctctctctccctccctctctctctctctctttctctctctctctccctctctccctctctctctctctccctctctctctctctctctctctctctcccacttgttttttcacttAAACTCCAAGTCCCACTGTACCTCTCCATGTCATCAGGTAGTTATGGTAACAGTGACGCAAAAAGGATGCCTTGTAGAGCCGCTCAGAGTGTCCTGATGAGCTCCAGACTTCAATGTTTATCAGGGATATTATTAGCCTCTGACTGAAGCAGGTTAGCCACATGTTTCCCTGTTGGACCTATTATCTGTTATTCATCTTTTGAATGTCACAATAAGGCTAACAAATGTCCACATGCTGGTCCTCAGAGCAGATCTTAACAACAGATCCTTCCCTGTTCTCCAGTATGTTAGCTTGGGACTGTGCTGAATGATAAGGTTTCCTGATGTGTTTCATCAGGTGATTTTGTCAGGCGGGGGTGGAAGAAGGCCTGGTAATattgggtgtgtctgtgtgtgtgtgtctgtgtgtgaactgtTTTTCTTGCTTGCCATGCATTGgaaaactttgtgtgtgtgcagttaaaagtttacatttacCTGTTAAAAACAGGCTtaaaactgtgtgtgcgcgtgtgcgtgtgcctcTCTGCAGGTAGCCCAGGCcggtccatctctctcttcacgCTTCCTGATGTGTCTAACAGCACCACTCTACTGCTGAGTGAGGATGAAGAGGTGCTGGTAGTAGGGGCAAGAAATACCATCCTCTCCCTCAACATCAGCCATGGAGGCATCCTGACCCTACAGAACAaggtagaggagtgtgtgtgtgtgtgtgtgtgcgtgggcctgggtcggtgtgtgtgtgtgtgtgtgcgtgtgcgcgtgtgtgtgcgcgtgtgcgcgtgtgtgcgtgtgtgcgtgtgcgtgtgtgtgtgtgcgtgtgtgtgtgtgcgcgtgcgtgtgtgtgtgtgcgcttgcatgATTGTCTGCTTCATGAGACTGTGCTTGCATATTGCCCACAATTTGCATTctctgagtggtgtgtgtgtcttcttgtTCAGCTCGACTGGTCTCCCACGGACAAAGATCTCAATGACTGTTCCATGAAGGGAAAGAGCAAGGTATGAGGCAAAGTGCAGGAATATTGATTACTGTGATGTAAGCATTGAGGTCTGTGTTTACGTGTTGGGCTGCTTGTGTGTCATCTCGGGGAACTACAGCTTAGTTCAGTGTTCCTGATGCATTTACTTTGCAGTAATTTATAGTCATGTTAcctcctgcttctgctgttAGGTTTTTAGTGACACCCCAAGTTAGTTTATCTGATTCTAGTATATGAAGTGttgtagacattttttttttaatgtctctgTATACGTAGCCTCCATCTTGTCACAATACTGATTTCAGCTTGTGGCTCTCgtatttcatattttgcaaACGGGCAAAAATCACCTCATTTTACTGCAGTGTAAATGTACCACAAGGCTGACGTAGGTTGTGCTGTAGTCAATACTGAGGTTAAGTAGCAGTAATAAACCTTTTAGCCACACAAAGTTTTAGCATTACTTAATACTGCGTTTTAGTGGGCTACTGTCACGGGATGATTGTGACAGGTTAGGCCtgctaacctctctctctctctctctctctctctctatttctctctctctctctctctttctctctctctttcagacgGACTGTCCAAATTTTATACGTGTCCTGCAGGTGCTCAACTCAACTCACATGTACACCTGTGGCACCTTCGCCTTCAGCCCTCGCTGTGCCTACATCGTAAGggttctccatctccatctgctctccctcatccacactGGCCTTACTGCACGTACTGTTGGTGCACATAGGGGTTGGTGCATTCAGACTTTCCTCTAATGTCTGCATCTGATTAGGAGTCTTTCTAATTAGCTGTCTTCTGCTTCAGTAAACTGTAGAATCCCCTGCAGGGCGTCAGGACAACAGCAAGGAACCCTTGTTACTGTcgcactctctcactgtgtcagCTCCAAGCTCATCCCCCCCAGTGCTCCCACtaaaccactgtgtgtgtacctgtgtaccTGAAACAACATCagtacgtgcatgcatgcacacacacacagacacacacacacgtgcgcgcgcgtacacacacgtgcgcgtgtgtgtgtgtgtgtgtgtgtgtgtgtgtgtgtgtgtgagtgtgtgtgagtgtgtgtgtgtgtgtgtgtgtgagtgtgtgtgagtgtgtgtgagtgtgtgtgagtgtgtgtgtgtgtgtgtgtgtgtgtgtgtgtgtgtgtgtgtgtgtgtgtgtgcgtgcatgcacgtacTGATGTTGTTTCAGTTCTGCCCTCAGGGTGATGAGACTTTTTAGTAAtgaactcattcattcattcactcatttctGAATAATGAATCACTATAATAATATGTCAACATGCCTGTTTATATCTTGTCTTAGAACTCTCAGCAGTTCTCCCTAGTGATGGGCCCTAATGGCAAACCTGAAGAGGGCAGAGGTCGCTGCCCTTACAACCCCTACCAGAAAAACACAGCCATTACTGTGGGTAAGACTCCCACAGCATTATGCGTACTGAGTGGTTCTAGTGGGGCGCTGCGTTTGAGTGGTTCTAGTGGGGCGCTGCGTTTGAGTGGTTCTAGTGGGGGGTTCTTCAGCACAAAGGCCATATTCTCCACTACCAGGAGTAGAGCACCTTACTATCACTTCAGGTTTGAGTGTAATATGTTGCCTGAAAATGCTGGCAGGACTATGATCTTTTAGGAGGTTTTTCTATGGGCAAAGGCCTGATTTATGAGGAACAAATGTGATTAAAAGTTGTGtgtaatttaatgtttttatttgtaaagtttCTTGGGAGCCCTACATTTGACAAAACCCTGTGTGAGTGTCGTTTGAGTGCAAGTGCATTCtctatatgcacatgcatgtgcatgtatgttcactcacatgtgtgtacatgtgtgtgttgtagatggtGAGCTTTACACAGGTACAGTGGCAGACTACAGGGGGAATCGGCCCGTAATTTCCCGCCACCTGAGCGAGGGAGGTCGTGTTGATCTCAAGCTGGACGATACGCCCTACTGGCTGGAAGGTAAAAGTGGAATATTCCAAACCAGTATGACCATATAacatttgctttgtgtgtgtgaacttcatccattttcttctcttgctctctgatcctctttccccatctctctccctcggTATACccatacacctctctctctctctctctctctctctctctcttttccttacAGATCCAACATTCATCAGTTCTGCCTTCATTCGCAGTGAAGGGAAAGTCTACTTCTTTTTCACCGAGATTGGCCGAGAGTATGATTTCTTTGACAAGTTTACCGTGTCTCGGATCGCTCAAGTGTGCACGGTGAGCCGTTTCTCACGTTATCAGGGAAAGACTTGCACCACTGTGTTTACCAAAAACAGAGGTCTTCCACGTTGCTGCTGTGAGCCACTGGACAGTTATTTCTAAAGGCCTCATTTGCTCGTTTGCTTCAGTATTAGCTTGTTTCATtacttcttgtttgtttgtttgttttagttgaTTAAGGGTTTCTGTTTGTCATTGATTTGATTTCCTTGTTGCTGGTGTTTGTACTGTTGATGACTAACATGTCTGCGTGTGCAGAGTGACGTTGGGGGCCAGCGGACGCTGCAGCGACGCTGGACTACCTTCACCAAAGCGCAGCTCCTGTGCCAGGCCAACGGAGAGCTGCCCTACAACGTCCTGCAGGATGTGGCCACCCTgtcaccaccagggggcagcagtGAAGATGACACACTGTTCTATGGCATCTTCAGCTCACAGTGGTAAATAgagctttttttctcctcatatGGGTCATTATTTTTTGCTGCAGATAAAATCAGTCTCATCCTACAAACTTCTTAAAATCCTAGAAATtctatttaatattaattaagcATTCAGCTATAAAAAATTTCTTCAGGATGTATTCAAAGACTACAGTATTATTTATGACTGAAGCAGCTCTTATGATCGTCCTGATGAGCTGAGTGTGATTTGTGGTGAGGTTGATATCACTGACAAGCTGGTTGTGTGCACGTGGGCTGCgcgtgtttgttttgtgctgggtTTGATCTCActgatgagctgtgtgtgtgtgtgtgcgtgcatgcgtgtgcgcatgtgcacgtgcattcGCATTGCAGGTCTGTGAACTCGGGTCTCTCAGCAGTGTGCATGTTCAACCTCAGGGATGTTAAAGGTGTGTTTGGTGGCAACTACAAAACCCTGAACAGGGACACACTGAAATGGACCATGCGAGTTCAGGAGAAGGTCACCAGGCCTGGCGAGGCAAGAGCCCAACCCTGACCTAGAACCCATCCCGCAGACTTTTaacaacaaacaatcaaaactgTTTAGTGTACAGCTATAATGTGATGTCCCAGTTTCCAAGACATGGACTAAGCCTATTCTTTGAGTAAATTCCACTGCTGATAGTGATCCTTCATTGAAAATCTGTTTAGTTCTTATGTTTATAGTGACTATACTTACATTAAAACCTCTaggttttagtttttaatgcagttttactGTTAAAAGTGTATGAGTGCAAGTGAGTGTTGGAGAGGGGCAGCAGATCTTATGCTGTGCTTGAAcagtgtttcctgtgtgtgtctgtcctcttTGCAGTGTGGTCTTCATAATGCCTCAGACAATGTGCTGCGATTTGTCAAGGAGAACTTCTTGGCTGAGAAGAGTGTGTTGCCTTCCAATCGGAGGTTGATGTTGGTGTCACCCGATCAGCGCTACACCAACCTAGCGGCTCAGAGGGTGCGGGACTACACTGTCCTGTATCTACTCACAGGTATGTGGGCATACCTCGTGGGTGGGTCTACACTGTCCTGTATCTGCTCACAGGTATGGCTCACCAGCCATAGGTTGGGAGCTGATTTTCTTTTCACATACTTGAATGGCAATGGAGACTTTTTAAGACATTAAAAAGACATTAGTTTAGCATCTGCCACAAAAGTAGAGTTTTAGTCAAGTTTAGTATCTGTAGGTGTCACTTGATTGACTGAAACCCTTTTCAAGTATATTCAAGATTCAAGTTGGCTGTCTTTCACCTCTTAAATAGTCTACAGAATTCTGCTCAATATGTGATTCAGTATGTGATTGATTATTCTGGAGTTGATTTTGTTTGGTGTCTTCTCAACCCCTGTTGTCCTGAGCAGAAAGAGGCTACCTGCACAAAGCTGTACTTTCGAAGACGGGCATCCACATTGTGGAGGAGATTCAAGTGATCACCCAGCCTCAGCTGGTGAAGAAtctgctgctgtctgtctccaaGGTATCGGTGGTTTTCCTTAGCAACCTTACAGGCCACAGCCAATGGAATCCTTAGGATCCACAGCCAATGGAAGTCTTAGAGGCAACAGCTAATGGAAGCCGTAGGGGTCATAGTCAAAGAAAATTTGTGGTTGACAGCTATTAAAAATGTCTCTTTTCAGCAGGGTCACCACTGACCTACCTGCTGTGGTTTGCTAATTGTGGCTTCTGCTGCCCCTATAGGCTGTGGTGTTGGTGGGCACGTCACAGGGTGTAGTGTCTGTGCCCTTCTCTAACTGCTCCTACTATGGGAgttgtgctgagtgtgtgttggcaAGAGACCCTTTCTGCGCATGGGACCGCTCACGACAAGTATGCGCAGACATCTCCTCCCTCAAGGACCATGCGTACGTAGAGCCTCTCTGACTTGAACAACCAAACGCACATGGGCTAGCCGCCCCCTCAGAATAGTGTTAGACCTCTTCCTGGTCCTTCTCTGGTTTTACAAAGCCACATCATTAAGTTCATTTCAATATCTCTTCCAAAGTCCACATTTGGGACGCTTTAATTTCTTGGCAAAGCTTTAGTCTGAGAGATTTAAAAGCAACAAACTTTAGTGAGCCGACTGATTTCTGATTGAAATGGAAACCAAGCATgtctgccccctgctgtcctCAGGGGTCAGGATGTGGAGGGGGGCAGTGTGAGTGCGGTGTGCAGTGTCGCCACCCCCCGGAGTCCTCGAAATAACTCCAGCCCTCCTCGTCCAGGTGAGTGGCACTCACAGGCACCGATTATGTTAGTGTGGTGTTCTTGTGTGAAGTCAACtgttaaacacagaacaaaacagagtTTGTTTCTTCTGTAAGTAGTAGAGTTATTTACAATTCTGTTACCCGTCcctttatttgtgtttgataGCATTTTATTTCGAGTCTTTGTCTCCTGTGATGTATCAGTGTATTTGTCCTCTGTAGTCTGAAAATGATCTAAATCAGGGTACAGTGTTGCAGACATGGGTTATGCTTAGTCTTGGACAGATGGTGAGTCACCAGTAGATATCCAATATAGTCTAGACTGAGGCTTAATGTGGCTCTGgcattcagggcctgaatgcaTGCATCAGTTAGATCTTCAGTCACTCCATGCTGTTGTGAAGCAtgttaaatattcagatttttaGCTGCGGTGTACTTCATCAGTGGTGTCACTGTACTGTTGCTTGTGGAGTCTGGGTTTTGTGGTGTCTTAAGTGTGCTGACCCTTGGCCCCCGACCCTTACCTCTCCAGCCCATTGTCCTCCAGGTGAGTTGGTGACGGTGTCCCTGAATGAGGTGGTGAAGCTGCAGTGTCCACGGGTGTCCCGTCTGGCACAGCGCTTCTGGGAGCGGCCTGACGACCAACTCACACCCAGCATCTACCTTCAGTGCGACGATGGCGCCACCCTCAGCTTCCTGGCCACGCCCACCACGCTGGGCCGCTACCTTTGCCAGGCCATGGAGAACGGCTTCACCCAGACGCTTGTCGTTTACGAGGTGAGACAGAAGGACAGCACCACGCTTCAGCCCCCAGCCACCAGTCAGCACCAGGGCAGCCAGCCCACTGAGGAAGGTCAAAGAGGCACCACAGGACAGGCCGCTGCAGCATGGACGAAGCCAAAACCCAAAACGGAGACTCCACATCCCACCTCATCTTCGACAGATATGTCCACAGTAGTCACACACAGGAACGTGACTCGTAAGATGGGATCAGTCACGCAGGCAGAGATTGGTGTTGGGGATCAGGAGCTGCTGTCCAGCAGGAGCAGCTATCTGCAGGACCTGATCGTGGTGTCCGTGCTGTTAGCATTGTGCATTTTTGCACTGATAATGATTGGGTTTTATAACGTCAGGCAGCAGTTTCACCACAGGACGATGCCCGAGATGCACCGAGATGCCGAGATGGCAGAAGGGACCACGGCATCCGAGAGGGAGGTACTCAGGGCACAGACACCCTATGAGGACAAACGCAGTGGGAATTCCCCCAGTGATCAGTACAACAGCCACAAATCCTCTGTGACTCTGGGCAATGGTGTACTGAATGGCTCCCATGGCCACCTGCCCAACGTGCCTATCTGAGAGATATCTTGTAAACAGATCAGAAACTGGAGAAAAACTAAATTCCTGAACCTTATGAAATCTTACAAGGCTCATGGCACTTTTATCTGGCTGACACCTAAACATTTAGCTGTTTCTGAGCTGTAGGGGGCCCTGGGCCTGCCCTAAAGCCACTCTCTGTGCAGTGATCTTCAAtcataaaatgtgaaatgtagcTTAGCACATCACACCACTGCTCATAAAGTACTATTTGTCAGTGTATGCAATGCTATCATACTTATTATGACCTGTGAATATTACTTCAGCCTGTAATGCTATGGAATGATGCATTGAGTGACAAAGGTTTGACTGTGACATGCAAATGGGCACTACGCACACTCAGTGGCACGTGTAGTTGTGCACTACGCACACTCAGTGGCACGTGTAGTTGTGCACTACGCACATTCAGAGTGGTGTCCCTttctcacacaaaacaaatgaactgtCAATGAAACTGAAGTGTTTAGGAAAGGAGTGGaatgaaaacaaacaggttaatttttaaaaatgaatctgTCATTTTCAGGATATGAGATTATTTTTAAGTGGCTTTCAAAACACCTTTATGAATTAAAAttgaatttcaaatattttgtttaggTCATTTAAGAAATGAacaaatttgtgtttttcaggCTACCCAACATGTACAATGCTtctttaaaaatctatttaagaACAGActgcagatttatttattatttcttttggTGAATGTACATTTTCCAGAGTTAGAAAACACagtattatttcattttagcttttttcatt
Protein-coding sequences here:
- the sema4ab gene encoding semaphorin-4A isoform X2; translated protein: MRVSPPAPAERMAHSGLWSIWLALVIGTLSTSWGQLIPRLTFPLGSPGRSISLFTLPDVSNSTTLLLSEDEEVLVVGARNTILSLNISHGGILTLQNKLDWSPTDKDLNDCSMKGKSKTDCPNFIRVLQVLNSTHMYTCGTFAFSPRCAYINSQQFSLVMGPNGKPEEGRGRCPYNPYQKNTAITVDGELYTGTVADYRGNRPVISRHLSEGGRVDLKLDDTPYWLEDPTFISSAFIRSEGKVYFFFTEIGREYDFFDKFTVSRIAQVCTSDVGGQRTLQRRWTTFTKAQLLCQANGELPYNVLQDVATLSPPGGSSEDDTLFYGIFSSQWSVNSGLSAVCMFNLRDVKGVFGGNYKTLNRDTLKWTMRVQEKVTRPGECGLHNASDNVLRFVKENFLAEKSVLPSNRRLMLVSPDQRYTNLAAQRVRDYTVLYLLTERGYLHKAVLSKTGIHIVEEIQVITQPQLVKNLLLSVSKAVVLVGTSQGVVSVPFSNCSYYGSCAECVLARDPFCAWDRSRQVCADISSLKDHAGQDVEGGSVSAVCSVATPRSPRNNSSPPRPGELVTVSLNEVVKLQCPRVSRLAQRFWERPDDQLTPSIYLQCDDGATLSFLATPTTLGRYLCQAMENGFTQTLVVYEVRQKDSTTLQPPATSQHQGSQPTEEGQRGTTGQAAAAWTKPKPKTETPHPTSSSTDMSTVVTHRNVTRKMGSVTQAEIGVGDQELLSSRSSYLQDLIVVSVLLALCIFALIMIGFYNVRQQFHHRTMPEMHRDAEMAEGTTASEREVLRAQTPYEDKRSGNSPSDQYNSHKSSVTLGNGVLNGSHGHLPNVPI
- the sema4ab gene encoding semaphorin-4A isoform X1, which produces MRVSPPAPAERMAHSGLWSIWLALVIGTLSTSWGQLIPRLTFPLGSPGRSISLFTLPDVSNSTTLLLSEDEEVLVVGARNTILSLNISHGGILTLQNKLDWSPTDKDLNDCSMKGKSKTDCPNFIRVLQVLNSTHMYTCGTFAFSPRCAYINSQQFSLVMGPNGKPEEGRGRCPYNPYQKNTAITVDGELYTGTVADYRGNRPVISRHLSEGGRVDLKLDDTPYWLEDPTFISSAFIRSEGKVYFFFTEIGREYDFFDKFTVSRIAQVCTSDVGGQRTLQRRWTTFTKAQLLCQANGELPYNVLQDVATLSPPGGSSEDDTLFYGIFSSQWSVNSGLSAVCMFNLRDVKGVFGGNYKTLNRDTLKWTMRVQEKVTRPGECGLHNASDNVLRFVKENFLAEKSVLPSNRRLMLVSPDQRYTNLAAQRVRDYTVLYLLTERGYLHKAVLSKTGIHIVEEIQVITQPQLVKNLLLSVSKAVVLVGTSQGVVSVPFSNCSYYGSCAECVLARDPFCAWDRSRQVCADISSLKDHAGQDVEGGSVSAVCSVATPRSPRNNSSPPRPAHCPPGELVTVSLNEVVKLQCPRVSRLAQRFWERPDDQLTPSIYLQCDDGATLSFLATPTTLGRYLCQAMENGFTQTLVVYEVRQKDSTTLQPPATSQHQGSQPTEEGQRGTTGQAAAAWTKPKPKTETPHPTSSSTDMSTVVTHRNVTRKMGSVTQAEIGVGDQELLSSRSSYLQDLIVVSVLLALCIFALIMIGFYNVRQQFHHRTMPEMHRDAEMAEGTTASEREVLRAQTPYEDKRSGNSPSDQYNSHKSSVTLGNGVLNGSHGHLPNVPI